Proteins encoded within one genomic window of Microbacterium sp. LKL04:
- a CDS encoding MarR family winged helix-turn-helix transcriptional regulator, whose amino-acid sequence MDHVDRILAQWRTARPGLDVSPMAVIGRLSRAAAVVDGRLAETFASHGIDAGTFDVLATLARQGEPFRITPAELAADAMITSSAVAQRLNRLDRLGLVIREPNPDDGRGKFVRLTDAGRALLDAVLPDHLTTEREILAPLTAAERSTLAGLLSKLAGEG is encoded by the coding sequence ATGGACCACGTCGATCGCATCCTCGCCCAGTGGCGCACCGCCCGGCCCGGTCTGGATGTGAGTCCGATGGCTGTGATCGGTCGCCTGAGCCGCGCCGCAGCCGTCGTCGACGGGAGGCTCGCTGAGACCTTCGCCTCGCACGGCATCGACGCCGGAACGTTCGACGTGCTCGCAACCCTCGCTCGTCAGGGGGAGCCCTTCCGGATCACTCCCGCCGAACTCGCCGCCGACGCGATGATCACCTCGAGTGCGGTTGCCCAGCGCCTCAACCGCCTGGATCGGCTGGGTCTCGTGATCCGCGAGCCGAATCCCGACGACGGCCGTGGCAAGTTCGTGCGGCTCACCGACGCCGGGCGCGCGCTGCTCGACGCGGTGCTGCCCGATCATCTGACGACCGAACGAGAGATCCTCGCACCACTCACGGCCGCTGAGCGCAGCACGCTCGCCGGCCTGCTGTCGAAGCTGGCCGGCGAGGGGTGA
- a CDS encoding isochorismate synthase — MTSSALGIPRLRAVTRRIEPVDEPLVYASPDDPTVWSRRGDLLVGVGRAAELPAGAPAAQWWRDVAAAAEIDDKVRMPGSGLVAFGALPFDPANTSASAALAVPRMIIGRRSDTSWVTHVFVEGEPEREEPQAVTLGPHWSATVGPGACTPDGYQGEVRAGLEAIASGEVAKVVLARDLVGTVPAGSDLRRLVRALASAYPDTWTFAVDGTIGASPETLVTVSGGTVTARVLAGTAARGADADADTAASVALATSPKDLDEHRYAVQSVLTALREHTTALVAEPEPFMLKLPNVWHLATDVEGSLSGHASSLDLVEVLHPTAAVAGTPTQAALEVIRRVEPFDRGRYAGPVGWIDAAGDGEWAIALRCAQFDVHTNAGADIPLIAHAGAGIVAGSDPETEMLETRVKFRPIVDALA; from the coding sequence GTGACCTCGTCTGCACTCGGCATCCCGCGGCTGCGTGCCGTCACCCGCCGGATCGAACCGGTCGATGAGCCGCTCGTCTACGCCTCGCCCGACGACCCGACCGTCTGGTCTCGCCGCGGCGACCTGCTCGTCGGCGTGGGTCGTGCGGCGGAGCTCCCCGCCGGCGCGCCGGCCGCGCAGTGGTGGCGCGATGTCGCCGCCGCAGCGGAGATCGACGACAAGGTGCGGATGCCGGGGTCCGGCCTCGTCGCCTTCGGCGCCCTCCCCTTCGACCCGGCGAACACCTCGGCGAGCGCTGCGCTGGCCGTGCCGCGCATGATCATCGGTCGCCGCAGCGACACGAGCTGGGTGACCCACGTCTTCGTCGAGGGCGAGCCCGAGCGCGAAGAACCCCAGGCGGTCACCCTCGGCCCGCACTGGTCGGCCACCGTCGGCCCCGGTGCGTGCACGCCCGACGGCTATCAGGGCGAGGTGCGCGCCGGTCTCGAGGCGATCGCGTCCGGCGAGGTCGCCAAGGTCGTCCTGGCCCGCGATCTGGTGGGCACCGTTCCGGCCGGGTCGGACCTGCGACGTCTGGTCCGCGCCCTCGCCTCGGCGTACCCCGACACCTGGACCTTCGCGGTGGACGGCACGATCGGGGCGAGCCCCGAGACGCTCGTGACCGTCTCGGGCGGCACCGTCACTGCTCGCGTGCTGGCCGGGACCGCCGCGCGCGGTGCCGACGCCGACGCCGACACCGCGGCATCCGTCGCCCTCGCGACGAGCCCCAAGGATCTCGACGAACACCGGTACGCCGTGCAGAGCGTGCTGACGGCGCTGCGCGAGCACACGACCGCACTGGTCGCCGAGCCCGAGCCGTTCATGCTGAAGCTCCCCAATGTCTGGCATCTGGCGACCGATGTCGAAGGCTCGCTGTCGGGGCACGCGTCCTCTCTCGACCTGGTCGAGGTGCTGCACCCGACCGCCGCTGTCGCCGGGACTCCGACACAGGCGGCGCTCGAGGTCATCCGCCGCGTCGAGCCCTTCGACCGCGGCCGTTACGCCGGACCCGTCGGGTGGATCGACGCCGCGGGCGACGGTGAATGGGCCATCGCCCTGCGCTGCGCCCAGTTCGACGTGCACACAAATGCCGGGGCTGACATCCCGCTCATCGCTCACGCCGGCGCGGGCATCGTCGCCGGAAGCGACCCCGAGACGGAGATGCTCGAGACCCGGGTGAAGTTCCGCCCGATCGTGGACGCGCTCGCCTGA
- a CDS encoding demethylmenaquinone methyltransferase — protein sequence MTDQPSRTPSTRADLGKDPARVSGMFDEVAPAYDRTNAVLSLGNDKLWRIATTRAVAPRRGQRILDLAAGTGASSVSLAGSGADVVAGDFSAGMIAEGTRRHGGIPNLSFVEADATALPFADEEFDTVTISFGLRNVNDPDKALREMLRVTKPGGTLVICEFSHPPAALMRGLYRFYNDRILPVVARAFSSNAAAYDYLNESIRDWPDQRALAGRMRGAGWEQVAWRDLSFGIVALHRAHKPATPDRA from the coding sequence GTGACCGACCAGCCCTCCCGCACCCCGTCCACCCGCGCGGACCTCGGCAAGGATCCCGCCCGCGTCAGCGGCATGTTCGACGAGGTCGCGCCGGCCTACGACCGCACCAACGCGGTGCTGAGTCTCGGGAACGACAAGCTGTGGCGCATCGCGACGACGCGCGCGGTGGCGCCGCGCCGTGGTCAGCGCATCCTCGACCTCGCCGCCGGCACCGGCGCGAGCTCGGTCTCGCTCGCCGGCTCGGGCGCCGACGTCGTCGCGGGTGATTTCTCGGCGGGGATGATCGCCGAAGGCACGCGGCGGCACGGCGGCATCCCGAATCTGTCCTTCGTCGAGGCGGACGCGACGGCGCTGCCCTTCGCCGACGAGGAGTTCGACACCGTCACGATCTCGTTCGGCCTTCGCAACGTCAACGACCCCGACAAGGCTCTGCGGGAGATGCTGCGGGTCACCAAGCCGGGCGGAACGCTCGTGATCTGCGAGTTCTCGCACCCGCCGGCAGCGCTCATGCGCGGCCTCTACCGCTTCTACAACGACCGCATCCTGCCCGTCGTCGCTCGCGCCTTCAGCTCGAACGCGGCAGCCTACGACTACCTCAACGAGTCGATCCGCGACTGGCCCGACCAGCGCGCCCTCGCCGGGCGCATGCGCGGCGCAGGCTGGGAGCAGGTGGCGTGGCGCGACCTCAGCTTCGGGATCGTCGCCCTGCACCGCGCGCACAAGCCCGCAACCCCGGACCGGGCCTAG
- a CDS encoding polyprenyl synthetase family protein: MTPRPGTPGSQIASRLGVTERIFVGPRMRKLLTTVEEGLDLVEARLAGELKVGDSLADVTSRYLYEAGGKRMRPMLAILTAQLGSGVTDDVLAGATALEMTHLGSLYHDDVMDEADRRRGVPSAHAVWGNSVAILTGDLLFSRASQLMAKVGERAIRLQADTFERLVLGQMHETVGAQPGDDPVEFYLQVLSDKTGSLIAAAAETGVIFSDASDEYAAPVREFGERVGVAFQLLDDVIDLSADAAETGKVPGTDLRAGVPTMPYLLLGRASDPASQSLKVTIDEGVARISDGADPAILDHPLTQLREHPATEATRRLAHEWSDRAVAALAPLPDGQVREALTRFAQVVVDRSS; encoded by the coding sequence ATGACCCCCCGCCCCGGTACTCCGGGCTCGCAGATCGCGAGCCGACTCGGCGTCACCGAACGCATTTTCGTGGGACCGCGGATGCGGAAGCTCCTCACCACGGTCGAAGAAGGGCTCGACCTCGTCGAAGCCCGCCTCGCCGGTGAGTTGAAGGTCGGCGATTCGCTCGCCGACGTCACGTCCCGCTACCTCTACGAGGCCGGCGGGAAGCGGATGCGGCCGATGCTGGCGATCCTCACGGCGCAGCTCGGCTCGGGGGTGACCGACGACGTCCTCGCCGGTGCCACCGCGCTCGAGATGACCCACCTCGGATCGCTGTACCACGACGACGTCATGGACGAGGCGGACCGTCGTCGCGGCGTTCCCAGCGCTCACGCCGTGTGGGGCAACAGCGTCGCGATCCTCACGGGCGACCTGCTGTTCTCGCGCGCCAGCCAGCTCATGGCGAAGGTGGGGGAGCGGGCGATCCGTCTGCAGGCCGACACGTTCGAGCGCCTCGTCCTCGGCCAGATGCACGAGACCGTCGGTGCGCAGCCGGGCGATGACCCGGTGGAGTTCTACCTGCAGGTCCTCAGCGACAAGACCGGTTCGCTCATCGCCGCCGCGGCCGAGACGGGCGTCATCTTCTCGGATGCCTCGGACGAATACGCGGCTCCCGTCCGCGAGTTCGGTGAGCGGGTCGGGGTCGCCTTCCAGCTGCTCGATGACGTCATCGACCTGTCGGCGGACGCCGCCGAGACCGGGAAGGTGCCCGGCACCGACCTGCGCGCAGGCGTGCCGACGATGCCCTACCTGCTGCTCGGCCGCGCGAGCGACCCGGCGTCGCAGTCGCTGAAGGTCACGATCGACGAGGGCGTCGCCCGCATCTCCGACGGCGCGGACCCGGCGATCCTCGACCACCCGCTCACGCAGCTCCGCGAACACCCCGCGACCGAGGCGACCCGTCGGCTCGCGCACGAGTGGTCCGATCGCGCCGTCGCTGCTCTGGCCCCTCTGCCCGACGGGCAGGTCCGCGAGGCGCTGACCCGTTTCGCCCAGGTCGTCGTCGACCGCTCCAGCTGA
- a CDS encoding FAD-dependent oxidoreductase has product MTKLRLAIVGAGPAGIYAADILLKAERKFDVSIDLFDHLPAPYGLVRYGVAPDHPRIKGIINALRDVLDRGDIRIFGNVRFGTDITLADLKKHYNAVIFATGAIKDADLDIPGIDAEGSYGAADFVSWYDGHPDFPREWPLDAASVAVLGNGNVALDVARVLAKHADDLLPTEIPANVYDGLKASPVTDVHVFGRRGPAQVKFTPLELRELGELNDVDMVVYDEDFDYDEASKAAIASNKQVMVIDRVLQSWRQRPSVNNAGGEASRRLHLHFWARPVEITKDADGRVASIVTERTRPDGSGGVEGTGEMREIPVGQVYRAVGYFGSPLPDVPFDKRHGVIPNHEGQVVKKGSNERVPGVYATGWIKRGPVGLIGHTKSDAMETIRHLINDQASWWTPEDASDEAIISLLAERQVAWTDLDGWHRLDEHEVALGAPHERERIKVVDRDEMVRVSRGE; this is encoded by the coding sequence ATGACCAAGCTTCGGCTGGCCATCGTCGGCGCAGGACCCGCCGGCATCTACGCGGCGGACATCCTCCTCAAGGCTGAGCGCAAGTTCGACGTCTCGATCGACCTGTTCGACCACCTGCCCGCCCCTTACGGACTCGTCCGCTACGGCGTCGCCCCCGACCACCCGCGCATCAAGGGCATCATCAACGCCCTTCGCGACGTCCTCGACCGCGGCGACATCCGCATCTTCGGCAATGTCCGCTTCGGCACCGACATCACCCTCGCCGACCTCAAGAAGCACTACAACGCGGTCATCTTCGCGACCGGTGCGATCAAAGACGCCGATCTCGACATCCCCGGCATCGACGCAGAAGGCTCGTACGGTGCCGCCGACTTCGTGAGCTGGTACGACGGCCACCCCGACTTCCCGCGCGAATGGCCGCTCGATGCCGCATCCGTCGCGGTCCTCGGCAACGGCAACGTCGCCCTCGACGTCGCGCGCGTGCTCGCCAAGCACGCCGACGACCTGCTGCCCACCGAGATCCCGGCGAACGTGTACGACGGCCTCAAGGCCTCGCCCGTCACGGACGTGCACGTCTTCGGCCGCCGCGGCCCGGCACAGGTGAAGTTCACGCCGCTCGAGCTCCGCGAGCTCGGCGAGCTGAACGACGTCGACATGGTCGTCTACGACGAGGACTTCGATTACGACGAGGCCTCGAAGGCCGCGATCGCGTCGAACAAGCAGGTCATGGTGATCGACCGTGTGCTGCAGTCGTGGCGCCAGCGGCCGAGCGTCAACAACGCCGGCGGCGAGGCGAGCCGACGGCTGCATCTGCACTTCTGGGCGCGGCCCGTCGAGATCACCAAGGATGCCGACGGTCGCGTCGCGTCGATCGTCACCGAGCGCACCCGACCCGACGGCTCCGGCGGGGTCGAGGGAACCGGCGAGATGCGCGAGATCCCCGTCGGCCAGGTCTACCGCGCCGTCGGCTACTTCGGCTCGCCGCTGCCGGACGTGCCGTTCGACAAGCGCCACGGCGTGATCCCGAACCATGAGGGTCAGGTCGTGAAGAAGGGCTCGAACGAGCGCGTTCCCGGCGTCTACGCGACCGGGTGGATCAAGCGCGGACCCGTCGGCCTCATCGGCCACACCAAGTCCGACGCGATGGAGACCATCCGCCACCTGATCAACGACCAGGCATCGTGGTGGACTCCCGAGGACGCGTCCGACGAAGCGATCATCTCGCTGCTCGCCGAGCGTCAGGTCGCCTGGACCGACCTCGACGGGTGGCACCGACTCGACGAGCACGAGGTCGCCCTCGGCGCTCCGCACGAGCGCGAGCGCATCAAGGTCGTCGACCGCGATGAGATGGTGCGGGTCTCGCGCGGCGAGTGA
- a CDS encoding alpha/beta hydrolase — protein MTGGWEQDVLGRPFERLTLPLGSDSEGEVVATLVRLDPPKLAGLTGPLRDVDVLYLHGWSDYFFQVELARFWASLGARFHALDLRKYGRSLRPGNTPGFVTSLDVYDADIAAALGAMGHPLDRPRSRRRLVMMGHSTGGLTATLWASRHHGRLDALVLNSPWLELQLGTLGRQALSPLVQMRARVDPMGAHPVVDLGFYTRAQTEVGALPVRGYRREWRPERGFPTHPGWLAAIVEGHRRVSAGVDVGCPTIVLLSTKSTNPFAWNAEMTGSDSVLVVDDIARAATRIGREVTLARIEGGIHDIFLSRPTPREQAYLALERWLMRGVLGRSRDSRRARESG, from the coding sequence ATGACCGGCGGCTGGGAGCAGGACGTCCTGGGACGTCCGTTCGAGCGGCTCACGCTGCCACTGGGCAGCGACTCGGAGGGCGAGGTCGTCGCGACGCTCGTCCGGCTCGATCCGCCGAAGCTCGCGGGCCTCACCGGGCCGCTGCGCGACGTCGACGTCCTCTACCTGCACGGCTGGTCGGACTACTTCTTCCAGGTCGAGCTCGCGCGCTTCTGGGCGTCCCTCGGCGCGCGGTTCCACGCCCTCGACCTTCGCAAGTACGGTCGCAGTCTGCGGCCGGGGAACACGCCCGGCTTCGTCACCTCGCTCGACGTGTACGACGCCGACATCGCCGCGGCGCTGGGCGCCATGGGGCATCCGCTCGATCGTCCGCGGTCGCGTCGCCGCCTCGTGATGATGGGGCACTCGACCGGAGGTCTCACCGCCACGCTGTGGGCATCCCGTCATCACGGCCGGCTCGATGCGCTCGTCCTCAACAGCCCGTGGCTCGAGCTGCAGCTCGGCACACTGGGGCGGCAGGCGCTGTCGCCGCTCGTCCAGATGCGCGCGAGAGTCGACCCGATGGGTGCGCACCCGGTCGTCGACCTCGGCTTCTACACCCGGGCGCAGACCGAGGTCGGGGCTCTCCCGGTGCGCGGGTACCGACGCGAGTGGCGGCCCGAGCGCGGTTTCCCGACGCATCCCGGGTGGTTGGCGGCGATCGTCGAAGGCCACCGGCGGGTGTCGGCGGGAGTGGATGTCGGGTGCCCGACGATCGTGCTCCTCTCGACGAAGTCGACGAACCCCTTCGCGTGGAACGCGGAGATGACCGGCAGCGACTCCGTCCTCGTCGTCGACGACATCGCCCGCGCCGCGACGCGGATCGGGCGGGAGGTGACGCTCGCACGGATCGAGGGCGGCATCCACGACATCTTCCTGTCCCGCCCCACCCCGCGCGAGCAGGCCTACCTGGCCCTCGAACGGTGGCTCATGCGGGGTGTGCTCGGCCGCTCGCGCGATTCGAGGCGAGCCCGAGAGTCAGGCTGA
- a CDS encoding multidrug effflux MFS transporter: protein MTAPRLTRRLVVVLGFLSAVGPFAIDMYLASLPQIADQLEAAPATVQLTLTAFLLGLGVGQLLLGPLSDMWGRRRVLLLATAAFTLTSVALIASPNIEVFVGLRLLQGLSGAAGVVVARAIAVDLSTGRTAVRALSLIATVGGLGPLIAPPIGGLVASFSGWRGVLTALAVIAVLMLVLAWLVVPESLPRELRHTGGLRTMRASFAHFMRDRVYLGYTGAYVSGFAGLFAYVAASPFVGQIILGMPPLLYGLGFAGGGGALLVANLINATYAPRIGPERMLVVGASLGVASGVVMTVSAATGILSVPLFLACAFTTMGGAGLTFGNANALGLARATASNRGAGAALMGACQFAVGALVTPIVGLWGEETAVPMAGVMLLGAAVSLTLGLASNRASGRAHPA from the coding sequence ATGACCGCGCCGCGCCTCACCCGCCGGCTCGTCGTCGTCCTCGGGTTCCTCTCGGCCGTCGGGCCGTTCGCGATCGACATGTACCTCGCGTCGCTCCCCCAGATCGCCGACCAGCTCGAGGCCGCGCCCGCCACGGTCCAACTGACCCTCACCGCGTTCCTCCTCGGGTTGGGCGTCGGGCAGCTGCTGCTCGGCCCGCTCTCGGACATGTGGGGGCGCCGCCGCGTTCTCCTCCTCGCTACGGCGGCCTTCACCCTGACGAGCGTCGCCCTGATCGCATCCCCGAACATCGAGGTGTTCGTCGGCCTGCGCCTGTTGCAGGGACTGTCGGGTGCGGCTGGCGTCGTGGTCGCGCGGGCCATCGCGGTCGATCTCAGCACGGGGCGCACCGCGGTGCGCGCGCTCAGCCTCATCGCGACCGTCGGCGGACTCGGCCCCCTCATCGCTCCCCCGATCGGCGGCCTCGTCGCCTCGTTCTCGGGGTGGCGGGGCGTACTCACGGCTCTCGCCGTCATCGCCGTCCTCATGCTCGTCCTCGCCTGGCTCGTCGTCCCGGAGTCTCTCCCCCGCGAACTCCGGCACACCGGCGGCCTGCGGACCATGCGCGCCTCATTCGCCCATTTCATGAGGGACCGGGTCTACCTGGGGTACACGGGCGCCTATGTCTCCGGCTTCGCGGGCCTGTTCGCCTACGTCGCGGCATCCCCCTTCGTCGGGCAGATCATCCTGGGGATGCCGCCCCTGCTCTACGGTCTCGGTTTCGCCGGCGGCGGCGGCGCACTGCTGGTCGCGAACCTGATCAACGCGACGTACGCGCCGCGGATCGGGCCGGAGCGGATGCTGGTGGTCGGCGCCTCGCTCGGCGTCGCCTCAGGGGTGGTCATGACGGTCTCGGCGGCCACCGGCATCCTGTCCGTCCCGCTCTTCCTCGCCTGCGCGTTCACGACGATGGGCGGCGCGGGGCTGACCTTCGGAAACGCGAACGCGCTGGGCCTCGCCCGCGCGACGGCGAGCAACCGCGGGGCCGGAGCAGCGCTCATGGGCGCCTGCCAGTTCGCGGTCGGTGCGCTCGTGACCCCGATCGTGGGGTTGTGGGGAGAGGAGACGGCGGTGCCGATGGCGGGCGTCATGCTGCTGGGAGCAGCGGTCAGCCTGACTCTCGGGCTCGCCTCGAATCGCGCGAGCGGCCGAGCACACCCCGCATGA
- a CDS encoding TetR/AcrR family transcriptional regulator: protein MTQDEDDVIGRRGSRPKGVARRQEILDRAIEVFRERGASGTSLRKIAEAIGVSHAALLHYFDSREQLLVAVYAHAEQTHDDPSELRPGIDTMIHAARRNVGIPGLVTLYSTLLAASLETEDGVGRDFFTLRFESLRRSITESLRLQQQEGLVRDDVPAEHLAALLIAASDGLQIQWLLDPGVGLESTLRTLGALLRPRA, encoded by the coding sequence ATGACCCAGGACGAGGACGATGTGATCGGCCGCCGCGGATCGCGGCCGAAGGGCGTCGCCAGGCGCCAGGAGATCCTCGACCGCGCCATCGAGGTGTTCCGCGAGCGCGGCGCGAGCGGCACGTCGCTCCGCAAGATCGCGGAGGCCATCGGCGTGTCCCACGCGGCGCTGCTGCACTACTTCGACTCCCGCGAGCAGCTCCTGGTCGCCGTCTACGCACACGCCGAGCAGACCCACGACGATCCGTCCGAACTTCGGCCCGGTATCGACACGATGATCCACGCCGCCCGGAGGAACGTCGGGATCCCGGGGCTCGTGACGCTCTACTCCACCCTCCTCGCCGCGTCGCTCGAGACCGAGGACGGCGTCGGCCGAGACTTCTTCACCCTGCGATTCGAGAGCCTTCGCAGATCGATCACCGAGAGCCTTCGACTGCAGCAGCAGGAGGGCCTCGTGCGCGACGACGTGCCGGCCGAGCACCTGGCGGCGCTCCTCATCGCGGCATCCGACGGTCTGCAGATCCAGTGGCTCCTCGACCCCGGCGTCGGACTCGAGTCCACGCTCCGCACGCTCGGCGCGCTGCTGCGCCCCCGGGCATGA
- a CDS encoding sugar phosphate isomerase/epimerase family protein — translation MALPLASVQLYTLAKEFSEDMSGSLDKLAALGLRNVEAFDFVRRPDEIRAALDASGLASPTGHAPLLSDELWTPDGSIPTPAPEVVFEAAAKIGMTTVIDPFVPAERWFTEEGVADIAERLNRLVETAAGFGMSVGYHNHAQEFVKSFDGQTAYERFLELTDDRVQIELDLFWALTGGQDVPALVERLGDRLVAVHVKDGIAPASNPWAPGADEFGSDSLEQLRAGTGDVPLAASLHAGTNIQYAVIEYDKAPGDVFEDIAASYAFLKDGGFIA, via the coding sequence ATGGCTCTGCCGCTCGCCTCAGTCCAGCTCTACACGCTCGCCAAAGAGTTCAGCGAGGACATGTCCGGATCGCTCGACAAGCTGGCCGCTCTCGGCCTGCGCAACGTCGAGGCGTTCGACTTCGTCCGCCGCCCCGACGAGATCCGCGCGGCCCTCGACGCCAGCGGCCTCGCCTCGCCCACGGGTCACGCGCCGCTGCTGTCGGACGAGCTGTGGACGCCGGACGGCTCGATCCCCACTCCCGCTCCCGAGGTCGTCTTCGAGGCTGCCGCGAAGATCGGCATGACCACGGTCATCGACCCGTTCGTCCCCGCCGAGCGCTGGTTCACCGAAGAGGGCGTCGCCGACATCGCCGAGCGCCTCAACCGTCTCGTCGAGACCGCGGCCGGCTTCGGCATGTCCGTCGGCTACCACAACCACGCGCAGGAGTTCGTGAAGTCCTTCGACGGACAGACCGCCTACGAGCGCTTCCTGGAGCTGACCGACGACCGCGTCCAGATCGAGCTCGACCTGTTCTGGGCCCTGACCGGTGGCCAGGACGTGCCGGCCCTCGTCGAGAGGTTGGGCGACCGCCTCGTCGCCGTGCACGTGAAGGACGGCATCGCCCCGGCATCCAACCCCTGGGCACCCGGCGCCGACGAGTTCGGTTCCGACTCGCTCGAGCAGCTGCGTGCCGGCACCGGTGACGTTCCGCTCGCCGCATCGCTGCACGCCGGGACGAACATCCAGTACGCCGTCATCGAGTACGACAAGGCTCCCGGTGACGTGTTCGAGGACATCGCCGCGTCGTACGCCTTCCTGAAGGACGGCGGGTTCATCGCATGA
- a CDS encoding Gfo/Idh/MocA family protein, giving the protein MTGPVGVGIVGAGVISQTYLENLTSFPDVKVVAIGDMIPERAKAKAEEHGVPSWGTLEDVLGNPDVELVVNLTIPESHIAVSSQAVAAGKHVWTEKPLGLDREGARQLLKDADAAGVRVGSAPDTILGPGFQSAKRAIAEGVIGTPLFVQTAFQTQGPDLWHPEPAFLFAKGAGPLLDMGPYYFSALVSLLGPIAGVAARGSRFRTERHIHTGPRAGETFPVEVPSSVQVLSTFEGGQHGTHLLSFDSALERHGVVEIHGTEGSIVLPDPNRFDGPTRYVKPLGVFRDGMKTEQEWIDVEQQGTVVGRGLGVLDMVRAIADNRTHVATGELGFHVLDVLLSAQDSAETGQYLEIDSTVAPVPAVPVDFDPFASTL; this is encoded by the coding sequence ATGACCGGCCCCGTCGGAGTCGGCATCGTCGGTGCCGGTGTCATCAGCCAGACCTACCTCGAGAACCTGACGTCGTTCCCCGACGTGAAGGTCGTCGCGATCGGCGACATGATCCCCGAGCGCGCCAAGGCCAAGGCCGAGGAGCACGGCGTCCCCTCGTGGGGCACGCTCGAGGACGTCCTCGGCAACCCCGACGTCGAGCTCGTCGTGAACCTCACGATCCCCGAGTCGCACATCGCTGTCTCGTCGCAGGCGGTCGCCGCCGGCAAGCACGTGTGGACCGAGAAGCCGCTGGGCCTCGACCGCGAGGGCGCTCGTCAGCTGCTGAAGGATGCCGACGCTGCCGGCGTCCGCGTCGGCTCGGCACCCGACACGATCCTCGGCCCGGGCTTCCAGTCCGCGAAGCGCGCCATCGCCGAGGGAGTGATCGGCACGCCCCTCTTCGTGCAGACCGCGTTCCAGACGCAGGGGCCCGACCTCTGGCATCCGGAGCCCGCGTTCCTGTTCGCGAAGGGTGCGGGACCCCTCCTCGACATGGGGCCGTACTACTTCTCGGCTCTCGTCAGCCTGCTGGGGCCCATCGCCGGTGTCGCGGCGCGCGGATCGCGCTTCCGCACGGAGCGTCACATCCACACCGGTCCCCGCGCCGGTGAGACCTTCCCCGTCGAGGTCCCGTCGTCGGTGCAGGTGCTCTCGACGTTCGAGGGCGGCCAGCACGGCACGCACCTGCTGAGCTTCGACTCGGCGCTCGAGCGTCACGGTGTCGTCGAGATCCACGGCACCGAGGGCTCGATCGTGCTGCCCGACCCCAACCGCTTCGACGGTCCGACCCGCTACGTGAAGCCGCTGGGCGTCTTCCGCGACGGGATGAAGACCGAGCAGGAGTGGATCGACGTCGAGCAGCAGGGTACGGTCGTGGGCCGTGGGCTCGGTGTCCTCGACATGGTCCGCGCGATCGCGGATAACCGCACGCACGTCGCCACCGGTGAGCTCGGCTTCCACGTCCTCGACGTGCTGCTGTCGGCTCAGGACTCGGCCGAGACCGGCCAGTACCTCGAGATCGATAGCACCGTCGCGCCGGTGCCCGCGGTTCCGGTCGACTTCGACCCCTTCGCCAGCACGCTCTGA
- a CDS encoding BLUF domain-containing protein, protein MTAADDTVFSVVYSSTATEPFTDDALGELLQQCRSANAQRDITGMLLYRNGRFIQILEGPEQAVRETMGKIERDPRHDHLRVLIDEFTEDRNFAEWTMGYEPIVTSEGDAPEGFRDTFDDLEGHGDPSATLRAARELSLWFRVRSHQPR, encoded by the coding sequence ATGACCGCCGCCGACGACACCGTCTTCTCCGTCGTGTACTCGAGCACCGCGACCGAGCCGTTCACCGACGACGCGCTCGGCGAACTGCTCCAGCAGTGCCGGTCCGCGAACGCGCAGCGGGACATCACGGGCATGCTGCTGTACCGCAACGGCCGCTTCATTCAGATCCTCGAGGGCCCCGAGCAGGCGGTCCGCGAGACGATGGGGAAGATCGAGCGCGACCCGCGTCACGACCACCTACGCGTGCTGATCGACGAGTTCACCGAGGATCGCAATTTCGCCGAGTGGACGATGGGCTATGAACCCATCGTCACCTCCGAGGGAGACGCGCCCGAGGGGTTCCGCGACACCTTCGACGACCTCGAAGGGCACGGCGACCCGTCGGCCACGCTCCGCGCCGCACGCGAGCTGAGCCTCTGGTTCCGGGTGCGCTCACACCAACCGCGCTGA